CCCCGCGCACTCGGCACGCAGGAACGCGTCGGGCACCTGCAGCAGGATGCCGGCGCCGTCCCCGGCGAGGGGGTCGGCTCCCACCGCCCCGCGATGGGTCAGGTTGGCCAGGATCCGCAGGCCCATGCGGACGATTTCGTGGCTCTTGCGGTTGTCGATCTGGGCGCAAAAACCCACGCCGCAGGCGTCGTGCTCGAAGCCCGGGTCGTAGAGACCCCTGGAGGTGGCCCGGAACCCGTTGCTCATAGTGGACCCCATCGGCAGCTCGTGTTGGTCAGCGCACCGGAACCGCCGGGCACCCGGGTCCCTCGGGCCTTCAGCTTGCCCACTGGGGGAGACGGGACGGGCATCCCTGCGCGCAGGGGGTGAAGAGACTAATGAAGAAGCCTCCGCCACGCCAGCCCCGATCGGCGTGCCGGCGGCGCTTCGGTGCAGGATCTGCGGGGGTGTACGCTATAGAGACGGCGACCGACCCTGTGAGCACCGTGCGTTCGTGAGCGCTGACCCCAGTCCCGAGGAGCTCCCCCTGGAGGCCCCCACCGGCGGCGCCCGGGAGGCCCGTGCGGAGTTCTGGGGCCGTGTGGAGGAGCCGCTGCAGCGGGTGCGCAAGTTCCTGTACGACCTGAACGCGCGCCTGACCTACTTTCCCCGCGAGGTGCTCGCCAGCTACCGGATCGAGGGGTTCGCGGAGCTGAAGTCCCTGCGCCAGGGCGAGTACCGGCTCGACTTCCCCCCGGCCGGGCGCAGGCACCCCCTTTCGCTGCACTTCGTCTGCCGGGGCGAGGAGGGAAAGGCCCGCGAGGTGGTCTCTTCGCGGGCGGCCGTCACCCACCACGTCGAGTACCTGCAGCGTCACGGTATCCCCTTCACCGTGAGCGAGAAGTTCTATCGCTCCGGCCCCGCCGGCCCGAACGGCGAGGTCCACCTCGCAATCCACGTGGCGCCGGTGGTTCCGGTCAGCCTGACCTTCGACGTGGATTTCCAGCGAGGCGCGCTGCGCTTGCACGTCTGGAACCTCGAGCGGCTGGGGCGCGCAAGCTATCCCCTCGTGCCGGAGCGGGTGGACGCCGTCCTCCTGGCCGAGGTGGAGAAGGCGATCCTGCGTGAGCCGAACCGGCTGAACGAGCTCACCGGCTTCCAGGTGCCGGAGGAGGTGCGCGGCCAGCTGCAGAGGCGCCTGTACGTCGACGCCCGGCGCAAGGCGATCGAACTGGCCGGAGACCGGGCGCGCCGCCGGGCCAAGGGGGGGCTCGCCCAGCTCTTCCGGCGCGAGGACAAGGGTCCCGAAGAGTCCTAGGAGCCCCGCCGGGGCTCAGTTCTTTCGCGCGACCTGCCGGATGCTCTCCTGCACCGAGGCGAGACTGCGCGGCCAGGGGTTGTTGCGCTTGACCTCCGCGGGGAGGCCCTGGATGGCCCGTTGGGCCGCCTCGCGCGTGGAGTGGCTGCCTGCCACCACCACGAACCAGTCCTTGCCGTCCCGGTTCGTGCGGTACACCGCCAGCCGATCCTTGAGCCGAACGCCCTCCTTGAAGCGCTCCGCGGCGTAGCGGTCATGGGACCCGAACAGCTGTACCGTGAAGTTGTCGGGGGCCTGGGCGAGCAGCCAGGACTCGTCCAGGCGGGGTGCCTCGGCCGGGGCGGACTCCGGCTTGGCCGGGGCGGGGCGGGCGGGCGGCGGTGGGGCCGGCTGGGCCGGTGGGGCCGGCTGGGCCGGTGGGGCCACCTGGGGCGTTGGAGCGGGCCGCGGCCCGGGCTCGCTGGCCGGGCCCGGTGACGGACGGGCGGTCGCGGTGCCCTCCGCCGGCCCCTGGGGGGGGCGCGGCGTCTCCGGCGGCCGCATGGCAGGCCGCTGCTGCAGGGCGCGGGCCGCCTCGGGCGAGACCGGCGGGAACGTGGCGGAGGGTGGGGGCACGAGCGGTGCGCGGGGCTCCCTCACCCGGGTTTGCGGCGGCTCTGTCCCCCGAGTGGAGCCCTCGCGCAGGGGGATGGTGGTGGCGACCGTCGGTCCCGGCTCGCTCCCGGCGATCAGCCAGGCCGCCGCCCCGGCGAGGGCGGACACCACCACCACGCCGGCCGCTGCGGCCACCAGCTTGCGGTTGCGCCCGAGCCACTCGCCGATGGGCCGGAGGATGCCGAGCACCCCGCCGGGGCCGGCCTCCGCGCGATTCGCGAGGAACCGGGCCGCGGCCCGATTCAGCACCCCCGGGAGTCCCCGGGAGCTCTTCCAGAGGACCCGCACGGCCTCGCGGTTGAACGGCCGGCGACCCTTCAGGCCGGCCCAGCCGAGGCGCAGGTCCAGGTACTCACCCACCTGCTCTTCGGTGAGCGCGGGGATGTCGACGACGTGCAGCAGCCCGCCGCCGACGCTGCGGCTCACGCGCTCCAGCAGCGGCGGCTCCCCGAACAGGACGACCGCGAGCCCGAGCCGCTTGCGCTCCCCCGCAAGGCGAAGGAGCGGGTCGATGCTGGCCGTCGGCAGGAGG
The DNA window shown above is from Gammaproteobacteria bacterium and carries:
- a CDS encoding AAA family ATPase, with translation MPTDWIQHFGLREDPFGSGDDPFFLTPQLNQRINLILHLVQYSDQMLVVTGPRGSGKTALIGRLLSDAGPRWRACLLEASPEMDSGLLLSEVLAGFGLPERSATTGDPVAALEAYLAGLRKGAMRPVLVVDEAHLLPTASIDPLLRLAGERKRLGLAVVLFGEPPLLERVSRSVGGGLLHVVDIPALTEEQVGEYLDLRLGWAGLKGRRPFNREAVRVLWKSSRGLPGVLNRAAARFLANRAEAGPGGVLGILRPIGEWLGRNRKLVAAAAGVVVVSALAGAAAWLIAGSEPGPTVATTIPLREGSTRGTEPPQTRVREPRAPLVPPPSATFPPVSPEAARALQQRPAMRPPETPRPPQGPAEGTATARPSPGPASEPGPRPAPTPQVAPPAQPAPPAQPAPPPPARPAPAKPESAPAEAPRLDESWLLAQAPDNFTVQLFGSHDRYAAERFKEGVRLKDRLAVYRTNRDGKDWFVVVAGSHSTREAAQRAIQGLPAEVKRNNPWPRSLASVQESIRQVARKN